From Oncorhynchus tshawytscha isolate Ot180627B linkage group LG11, Otsh_v2.0, whole genome shotgun sequence, the proteins below share one genomic window:
- the LOC112233169 gene encoding transmembrane emp24 domain-containing protein 10, giving the protein MSRFCILLILVSVIFDSTFSITFYLPVNLRKCLREEIHKDVLVTGEYEVSDQPNAKTNLKITDSSGHTLYSKEDASKGKFAFTTEDYDMFEVCFESKSPLGTGRVPDQLVNLDMKHGVEAKNYEEIAKVEKLKPLEVELRRLEDLSESIVNDFAYMKKREEEMRDTNESTNTRVLYFSIFSMCCLIGLATWQVFYLRRFFKAKKLIE; this is encoded by the exons ATGTCTAGATTTTGTATATTACTAATACTTGTTTCTGTGATTTTTGATTCGACCTTTTCTATTACGTTCTATTTACCGGTGAATCTAAGAAAATGTTTGCGGGAAGAGATCCACAAAGACGTGCTGGTTACAGGCGAATACGAAGTTAGCGACCAACCAAATGCGAAAACCAATCTCAAG ATCACAGATTCATCAGGTCACACCTTGTACTCCAAGGAGGATGCTTCAAAGGGAAAATTTGCCTTTACAACAGAGGACTATGATATGTTTGAGGTTTGCTTTGAAAGCAAATCCCCCCTAG GTACTGGAAGGGTCCCAGACCAGCTAGTCAATTTAGACATGAAGCATGGTGTGGAGGCAAAGAATTACGAAGAG ATTGCAAAAGTTGAGAAGCTGAAGCCCCTAGAAGTTGAACTAAGACGCCTCGAGGACTTATCGGAGTCCATTGTGAATGATTTTGCCTACATGAAGAAGCGTGAAGAAGAAATGAGGGACACAAATG AATCCACCAACACGCGTGTCCTGTACTTCAGTATCTTCTCTATGTGCTGTCTAATTGGGCTGGCAACATGGCAGGTCTTCTATCTGAGGCGTTTCTTCAAGGCGAAGAAGCTGATTGAGTAA
- the LOC121847762 gene encoding uncharacterized protein LOC121847762 gives MEERVLHHTSILHRIGSAMDQMMERMDRWERSGLPTTPHQQLYHLPSGIFLQRSAHYASEGWANAFWNGPDSARGNYPEFTRRFRAVFDHPTEGRAGGERLFHLRQGTRSAQDFALDFRTLAAGAGWNDRARIDHYRCSLREDVRRELACRDTTLGLDELIDLSIRLDHLLAARGRSERVLLVPPPPVPVVAGEGTLQVGAGGVHLGIERAGRTLLGHPRPVVAGPMQEGEVLEVPPSPLDIEGCPAYTIQAILDSRRRVRGLQYLVDWEGYGPEERCWVPVGDILDPSMLRVPSPPSGSPGASPSSGVYCHEYYRCLIGFTCFLFGY, from the exons atggaggagagagtccttcatCACACGTCCATCCTCCATCGCATCGGATCAGCGATGgatcaaatgatggagaggatggatcgttgggagaggagtggtctccctacTACCCCCCACCAGCAACTCTACCATCTCCCCAGCGGGATCTTCTTACAGCGCTCTGCGCATTACGcctccgaggga TGGGCCAATGCTTTCTGGAACGGGCCCGACTCAGCGAGGGGCAACTAcccggagttcacccgccgtttccgggcCGTGTTCGATCACCCTACGGAAGGCCGAGCGGGGGGTGAGAGGTTGTTCCATctcaggcaggggacgaggagcgcgcaggacttcgcgctggatttccggaccttggccgctggagcagggtggaacgacagggcccggATAGACCATTACAGGTGTAGCCTGagagaggacgtccgcagggagctggctTGTCGGGACACTACGCTTGGCCTGGATGAACTGATAGACCTGTCGATCCGGTTAGACCATCTGCTAGCTGCTCGCGGACGTTCTGAAAGGGTCCTGTTAgttccacctcctcctgtaccagtTGTGGCCGGAGAGGGCACACTTCAGGTCGGTGCTGGAGGAGTTCATCTGGGAatcgagagggcaggcagaacactcctcggtcaccccag GCCAgtggtagctggtcccatgcaggaaggtgaggttcTGGAGGTCCCTCCgtcccctctggacatcgaggggtgcCCGGCGTACACGATACaagctattctggactcgagacgccgggtgaggggcttgcagtacctcgttgactgggaggggtacggtccggaggagaggtgctgggtcccggtGGGGGATATTCTGGATCCATCTATGTTGAgagttccatcgcctccatccggatcgcccggCGCCTCGCCCTCGtcgggggtgtactgtcacgaatattaccgatgtctaattggtttcacatgtttcttgtttggttattAG